TGGTGGCGGCGATCGCGCCGGTCGTGGCCGCTGCCGTGCCGCGCCGGCTCGTCCCGGAGGTCGTCCTGCTGCTGGTCGGCGGCATCCTCGTCGGTCCGTTCGGCCTCGAGCTCGCGGAGGTCGACGCCCCGATCGAGCTGCTGAACGAGCTCGGGCTGGGGATGCTCTTCCTCCTGGCCGGGTACGAGATCGAGGTCGACGAGCTGCGGGGCAGGGGCGGCCGTCGCGCACTCGGCACGTGGCTGGTGTGCCTGGCGCTCGCCTTCGTGACGATCTCGGTCCTCGGCACGCAGAACGAGCAGCACGCGGAGACGGCCGTGGCGATCGCGCTCACCTCGACCGCGCTGGGCACCCTGCTGCCGATCCTGAAGGACATGCAGCTCATGGGCACGCGGTTCGGCAGGACGGTCGTGAACCACGGCACGTTCGGCGAGCTCGGTCCGGTGCTGGCGATGGCGATCCTTCTCGGCGTCAACAGTCCGGAGCGTTCGCTGGTCACGCTCGTGGTCTTCGTCGGGGCCGCGCTCCTCGTCGCGGCGGTCCCGACACGCCTGTTCCCTCGCGCCCGGATCGTGCCCGGACTCGTGCGCGCGGGCGCGGAGACCACCGCGCAGACGACGGTGCGATTCACCGTGCTTCTCCTCGTCACGCTCAGCATGATCGCGATCGTCTTCGAGCTCGACACGATCCTGGGGGCGTTCGCGGCCGGGTTCATCCTCCGCCGTGTGCTCCCCGGTGGTGACGAGCGTCTCGAGACGAAGCTCGACGGGCTCGCGTTCGGGTTCCTCATCCCGATCTTCTTCGTCACCTCGGGGATGGCGATCGACCCGGCTGCCATCGCCGAGGCGCCGATGGTCATGATCACGTTCGTCCTGCTCATCCTGCTGGTGCGCGGCGGCCCGGTCCTGGTGGAGACGCTGCGCCAGCGCGAACCCGACGGGACGAAGAGCTTCGACACCCGTGACTCCGTGCGGGTGGCGCTGTGGGCATCGACCGGCCTCCCGCTCATCGTCGCGGTGAGCCAGGTCGCCGTCGACGCGGGGGAGATGACGTCGGCGACGGCGTCGATCCTCGTCGCGGGTGGTGCCGTCACCGTGCTGCTGCTGCCGATGACGGCGACGCTGATCCACCTGCGGAGGCCGACCCACCAGCAAGGAGTCTCGCCCGATCGGTCATCATGACTGCGCACCTGCAGTCCCCCTGACGCGAGGAGTCCCCATGCAGTTCGGTCGCAGCTACGAGGAGTTCGAGGTCGGCGCGACCTACAAGCACTGGCCTGGCAAGACGGTGACCGAGTACGACGACCACCTCTTCTGCCTGCTGACGATGAACCACCACCCGCTCCACATGGACGTGAACTACGCGGAGAAGACCACGCAGTTCGGTCAGAACGTGGTCGTGGGCAACTACGTCTACTCGATCCTGCTCGGCATGAGCGTTCCCGACATCTCGGGCAAGGCGATCGCGAACCTCGAGATCGAGTCTCTGCGCCACGTCGCGCCGACCTTCCACGGCGACACGATCTACGGCCAGACCACGGTGCTCGACAAGTGGGAGAGCACCTCGAAGGACGACCGCGGCGTCGTCTACGTCGAGACGATCGGCTACAACCAGGACGGCAAGGTCGTCTGCATCTTCCGTCGCAAGGTCATGGTCCCGAAGGACAACTACCTCGAGGCGCGCGGCGGTGAGCAGCCCGGTCGTCCGGTGCCGCAGGCCGACAAGAACTGGCCCGGCCCGACCGCAGAGTGATGTACGTCACGCAATAATGGATTTCGCGCAACACTTGCGTCCGCGTTAGTATTTGCGGGTGACAACACCCGAGTCTCTCGCCGGCCACCTGGAGGAGTTCTTCCTCCAGGTGGCTGCGTGCTGTGAGGACGAGGGGCTCGACGCCTTCGTCGAAGCCGAGCTCTCCGCCACGCAGGTGCGCACGCTTCTGCTGGTCTCGTCCCGCCCGGGCGACACGCAGATCACCGACATCGCGCGTGCGCTCGGGATCTCGGTCGCTGCTGCCGGTCGGGCCGTGGACCAGCTGGTCGGCGTCGGGCTGACGAGCCGCCATGAGTGCCAGCAGGACCGTCGTGTGCGGGTCGTCACTCTCACCGACGAGGGACGTGACCTCGTCGGTCGACAGCTCAGGACGAAGCGGGCTGCCCTGCTAGAAATCGTTCGCGATCTGTCCGAACCCACACGTAGCCTTCTTGATCGTGCGCTAACAGCAGCGATCGCCGAACGCCAACCCACCACCCCCGGGTAAGGAACCGCTTTTTCATGAGTCAAGACATCCAATCCGCGCCGGGCGGCGTGCCCGGCGACGTGGACCCGCAGAGCGACAAGCTCGACGCGGCAGTCCTCAAGATCGCCGGCGTGGTCGTGCTCGGCGCGATCATGTCGATCCTCGACATCACCGTCGTCAGCGTCGCGCTGCCGACGTTCCAGTCCGAGTTCGACGCGACCTATGCCGAGGTCGCCTGGACGATGACGGCCTACACGCTCGCGCTCGCGACCGTCATCCCACTGACAGGGTGGGCTGCTGATCGTTTCGGCACGAAGCGTCTCTACATGACGGCGCTGACCCTCTTCACCCTCGGCTCCGTGCTCTGCAGCCTCGCCGGCGGCATCACCGAGCTGGTCGCGTTCCGCGTGGTCCAGGGCCTGGGCGGCGGCATGCTGATGCCGCTCGGCATGACGATCATGACCCGCGCCGCCGGCCCTCACCGGATCGGTCGCGTCATGGCCGTGCTGGGCGTCCCGATGCTGCTCGGCCCGATCCTCGGTCCGATCATCGGCGGCTGGCTCATCGAGAGCCTCACCTGGCACTGGATCTTCCTGATCAACCTGCCGATCGGCATCATCGCGCTCGTCTACGCGTGGCGCGTGCTTCCCAAGGACTCGCCCGAGCCGTCGGAGTCCTTCGACTGGACCGGCATGATCCTGTTGTCGCCTGGTCTCGCACTCTTCCTGTTCGGTGTCTCCTCGATCCCCGAGGAGGGCACCATCTGGGCGACCAAGGTGCTGGTGACGTCGGCGATCGGCGCCGCGCTCATCGTGGCCTTCGTGTTCCACGCCTTCCGGCCGGAGCACCCGCTGGTCGACCTGCGCCTCTTCAAGCACCGCAACCTGACGGTGGCCGTGATCACCATGGCTGCCTTCGCGATCGCGTTCTTCGGGGCGAGCATCCTGTTCGCGGCGTACTTCCTTCAGGTGCGCGGTGAGACGACCCTGATGGCCGGCTTCCTCCTCGTCCCGCAGGGCATCGGCGCGATGCTCACGATGCCGATCGGCGGCATGCTGACCGACAAGATCGGTCCCGGCAAGATCGTGCTGACCGGCCTTGCGCTGACCGCTGCGGGCATGGCGGTGTTCACCCAGGTCGCCGCGGACACCTCCTACTGGATCCTGCTGCCGGGTCTGTTCGTGATGGGTCTCGGCATGGGTCTCACGATGATGCCGACGATGACGGCGGCGCTCGCAACCCTGACCGACCACACGATCGCCCGGGGCTCGACGCTGATGAACATCGTCCAGCAGGTCGCGGCGTCGATCGGCACGGCGGTGTTCTCGGTGGTGCTGACCAACCAGCTCAAGGCGGGGGAGAAGCTCGGCGACCTCCTCCAGCTGCCGCCCGGCACCCCGAGCGAGATCACCGACGCGTCGCTCGCGAACGCGGCCATCGGCTCGCGCACCGTGCCCGAGCTGTTCGACATGCTGTCGGGTGCGGGGCTACTGCAGCGAGGGTTCGCGGAGGCGGCTGACGCGTTCGGCGTGACGTTCGTCCTCGCGACGGTGCTCATCGCGCTCACGCTGATCCCGGCGGCGTTCCTGCCGCGCAAGAAGATCGAGCGAGAGGTCGAGGAGGGCGCAGCGGCGGCCCCGATCGTCATGCACTGAGGTTCGACCCGCACCACCCATCGGCGGTGAGTCTGCCGTCACCAGCACCTGTCTGGTGACGGTCGGCTCACCGCCGATCTCGTTGCGCGGCCGGTAGCCTGGCGGCGTGCTCATCGACCTCCACACCCACTCCCGCCGCTCCGACGGCACCGACAGCCCGACGGAGCTCGTGGAGAACGCGGCCCGGGCGGGACTCGACGTGGTCGCGCTCACGGACCACGACGCGATGACCGGGTGGGACGAGGCGCAGGTCGCTGCTGACAGGGTCGGCATCACGTTGGTCAAGGGGCTCGAGATCTCCTGCCGGTTCCACCACAAGGGTGTCCACCTTCTCGGCTACGAGCCTGACCCGACGGACGCGGCGCTCCTCGTCGAGCTCGAGCGGGTGCTCGGCGGACGCCAGGACCGGCTCCCTCGTACGATCGCCCGCCTCCAGGACCTCGGCATCGACATCACCGAGGCGGACGTGCTCATGGTGTCCGGCGACGCCGCCGCGACCGGACGGCCGCACGTCGCGGACGCGCTGATCGCGAAGGGCGTCGTCGTCAACCGCGACGAGGCGTTCGAGCGGTTCCTGATGCCCGGACGCCCGGCGTACGTCGACCGGTACGCCGCGGACCTCGAGTCCATGATCCGTCTGCTCGTCGATGCAGGCGGTCGTCCCGTGATCGCCCATCCGTGGACGCGGCAGAGCCGTTCGGTGCTCACGGTCGAGAACCTCGCGAAGCTCGTCGACGTCGGGCTGGTCGGGCTCGAGGTCGACCACAACGACCACGACGCCGACACCCGGACCCGGCTGCGCGCCATCGCGCATGAGCTCGACCTCGTGGTCACCGGGTCGAGCGACTACCACGGCACGGGCAAGATCGGGTACGACCTGGGCGTGAACACCACCGCCCCCGACCAGGCGGCGCGCCTGCTCGGTGACCGCGTCCCCCTCTTCTGACCGCGAGCCGGTCTCTCTGCGACCGCGAGCCACTTTCTGCGCGACGGCGAGGCATTCGCCGCGCCTGTGAGTGAAACCCGCGACCGGGGCCGGGTTGTTACGTACGCTTCCGGGGTGAGCATCATCGTCGAAACGGCCCTTCCCCGCTTCGAGGGCGCTGAGGTCGTCGTCGAAGCGCCCGCACCCGGACCCGGCAACTGGACCGGCGCACCATCCGCCCTCTACGCCGACGGAGCGGTCTGGCTCGCCTACCGTGTCCGGCGGCCGATCACCGCCGGCCGTGGCGTGAGCGTCGTGGTGGCGCGTTCCGACGACGGGGTCCGCTTCGGGACCGTCGCCGAGATCTGGCGCGACGACTTCGGTGCGGAGTCCTTCGAGCGTCCAGCCCTCGTGCACCGTGGTGAGGACGGCTGGCGGATCTACCTGAGCTGCGCCACGCCCGGCTCCAAGCACTGGTGGATCGAGGCCGTCGACGCCGCGACGCCGGAGGGGCTCGCCGCGGGGCGACGTACGCTCGTGCTTCCCGGTGACGACACCGTCGGCGTCAAGGACCCCGTGGTGCTGCACGACGAGGACGGCTGGCACATGTGGGTCTGCTGCCACCCGCTCGACGTCCCTGGCGCCGAGGACCGGATGACGACGCGCTACGCGACCAGCGTCGACGGCCTGGCCTGGGTCGACCAGGGAGAGGTGCTGTCACCGACCCCCGGCAGCTGGGACGCTCGTGGCGCGCGGATCACCGCGATCCTGGGCCGAGACCCGCTCATCGCCCTGTACGACGGCCGCGCGGACGCCGCGTCGAACTGGTTCGAGCGCACCGGGATCGCACAGGAGCGGAGCATCCCGGGGATCCTCGCCCCTGTGCGCGACGCTCCGGTGGCGTGGTCGCCCGAGTCCGACGGGGCACTGCGCTACGTGTGTGCCGTCGACCTCCCCGACGGCCGGACGCGCTTCTACTTCGAGGCCGCGCGGTCGGACGGGTCGCACGACCTCATGACGTCGGTGACAACCGTCCTGGGGTGACTCGCCGTGCGTGCGCGGTGACTCGCGGTCAGGGGGCGCCGGCGACGCGGCTCGCGAAGGAGCCACGGCTCTCCGGCTGACGCCAGTCGTCGAACGACTGCCCCGTCACCTTCTCCAGAAGGTCGATGTCCTCGAGGTAGTGCTCGATGAGCGCTGTCCGAGCAGTGCCGTCGAGCTTCGGCCGGACCGCGACGCCGCCCCGCTGGAGCACCGAGAGCAGCGGCCGGCTGGCGCGCCGCCACACGGCCGGGTGGGTCAGTGCACCCGCCCGGGCACCTGCGCGCACCACGCGGGATCCGACGTCACGACGCCAGCCCGGGGCGACGTACGGCTTCGAGTTGTCGCGCGGGATGGTCGTGACGATGCCGGGCTCGAGCCCGAGGAACACGCACACCCGGTCGAGTGTCTCGGCCGGACGGTCGACCAGCTCGCCGTAGCGCAGGACCAGGATGTTGGCCGGGTCGGCGTGGCGGTAGAGGTCGTCCAGCTGAGCGCCGTACATGCCGAGGCGGCGGTAGTGCCAGAACGGCGCCCACCCCGCAGCCATGCGCTCCTGCTCGCGACCGAACGCGTCGACGAAGTCGCTGACCGGCTCGAGGCCGTCGGACCACAGGTGCATCCAGTTCGAGTACGCGCGGTCGACGGGATCCCGGATCACCGCGACGAGACGCGCGTCGGGCAGCTCCTCGGTGATCCGCCGCCGGGCGTTGCGGAGGTAGAGGTAGAACGGGGTGCTCTCGAGCCGCAGCTGGTCGCCTCGGGCGGGGGCGAAGAGCTTCTCGTAGTCCTCGCGGCGCCAGAT
Above is a genomic segment from Mumia sp. Pv4-285 containing:
- a CDS encoding cation:proton antiporter, translated to MESLFWIVLVAAIAPVVAAAVPRRLVPEVVLLLVGGILVGPFGLELAEVDAPIELLNELGLGMLFLLAGYEIEVDELRGRGGRRALGTWLVCLALAFVTISVLGTQNEQHAETAVAIALTSTALGTLLPILKDMQLMGTRFGRTVVNHGTFGELGPVLAMAILLGVNSPERSLVTLVVFVGAALLVAAVPTRLFPRARIVPGLVRAGAETTAQTTVRFTVLLLVTLSMIAIVFELDTILGAFAAGFILRRVLPGGDERLETKLDGLAFGFLIPIFFVTSGMAIDPAAIAEAPMVMITFVLLILLVRGGPVLVETLRQREPDGTKSFDTRDSVRVALWASTGLPLIVAVSQVAVDAGEMTSATASILVAGGAVTVLLLPMTATLIHLRRPTHQQGVSPDRSS
- a CDS encoding MaoC family dehydratase: MQFGRSYEEFEVGATYKHWPGKTVTEYDDHLFCLLTMNHHPLHMDVNYAEKTTQFGQNVVVGNYVYSILLGMSVPDISGKAIANLEIESLRHVAPTFHGDTIYGQTTVLDKWESTSKDDRGVVYVETIGYNQDGKVVCIFRRKVMVPKDNYLEARGGEQPGRPVPQADKNWPGPTAE
- a CDS encoding MarR family winged helix-turn-helix transcriptional regulator; its protein translation is MTTPESLAGHLEEFFLQVAACCEDEGLDAFVEAELSATQVRTLLLVSSRPGDTQITDIARALGISVAAAGRAVDQLVGVGLTSRHECQQDRRVRVVTLTDEGRDLVGRQLRTKRAALLEIVRDLSEPTRSLLDRALTAAIAERQPTTPG
- a CDS encoding DHA2 family efflux MFS transporter permease subunit encodes the protein MSQDIQSAPGGVPGDVDPQSDKLDAAVLKIAGVVVLGAIMSILDITVVSVALPTFQSEFDATYAEVAWTMTAYTLALATVIPLTGWAADRFGTKRLYMTALTLFTLGSVLCSLAGGITELVAFRVVQGLGGGMLMPLGMTIMTRAAGPHRIGRVMAVLGVPMLLGPILGPIIGGWLIESLTWHWIFLINLPIGIIALVYAWRVLPKDSPEPSESFDWTGMILLSPGLALFLFGVSSIPEEGTIWATKVLVTSAIGAALIVAFVFHAFRPEHPLVDLRLFKHRNLTVAVITMAAFAIAFFGASILFAAYFLQVRGETTLMAGFLLVPQGIGAMLTMPIGGMLTDKIGPGKIVLTGLALTAAGMAVFTQVAADTSYWILLPGLFVMGLGMGLTMMPTMTAALATLTDHTIARGSTLMNIVQQVAASIGTAVFSVVLTNQLKAGEKLGDLLQLPPGTPSEITDASLANAAIGSRTVPELFDMLSGAGLLQRGFAEAADAFGVTFVLATVLIALTLIPAAFLPRKKIEREVEEGAAAAPIVMH
- a CDS encoding PHP domain-containing protein, which produces MLIDLHTHSRRSDGTDSPTELVENAARAGLDVVALTDHDAMTGWDEAQVAADRVGITLVKGLEISCRFHHKGVHLLGYEPDPTDAALLVELERVLGGRQDRLPRTIARLQDLGIDITEADVLMVSGDAAATGRPHVADALIAKGVVVNRDEAFERFLMPGRPAYVDRYAADLESMIRLLVDAGGRPVIAHPWTRQSRSVLTVENLAKLVDVGLVGLEVDHNDHDADTRTRLRAIAHELDLVVTGSSDYHGTGKIGYDLGVNTTAPDQAARLLGDRVPLF
- a CDS encoding sulfotransferase family protein, giving the protein MGDLTTPRPDALLIGAPKAGTSALHAALAVHPQVFSSRPKEPKYFMCADAPPPAYRGPGDAHSQREWIWRREDYEKLFAPARGDQLRLESTPFYLYLRNARRRITEELPDARLVAVIRDPVDRAYSNWMHLWSDGLEPVSDFVDAFGREQERMAAGWAPFWHYRRLGMYGAQLDDLYRHADPANILVLRYGELVDRPAETLDRVCVFLGLEPGIVTTIPRDNSKPYVAPGWRRDVGSRVVRAGARAGALTHPAVWRRASRPLLSVLQRGGVAVRPKLDGTARTALIEHYLEDIDLLEKVTGQSFDDWRQPESRGSFASRVAGAP